In one window of Bos javanicus breed banteng unplaced genomic scaffold, ARS-OSU_banteng_1.0 tig00002795_1, whole genome shotgun sequence DNA:
- the LOC133244043 gene encoding P antigen family member 2-like: protein MSGQVASTLGPTKQDCSQVDEPVVDQQPSVEQPQQEEPPAEIQDITPRKEEVHVEDPVNRDEEEEKDPFEAELMHFFKDSGLEADLQQLALATTGGECGDAPDVREEVASNTEPVEMPESGCFLLLHILLNVYTVLPSTENYLLIGSVDFICSELGVLLFLYN from the exons atgagTGGGCAAGTGGCATCAACATTGGGACCTACAAAGCAAGATTGCTCCCAGGTGGATGAACCTGTAGTT GACCAGCAGCCCAGTGTTGAGCAACCTCAACAAGAGGAACCGCCAGCTGAGATTCAGGATATCACACCTAGAAAGGAGGAAGTACATGTAGAGGATCCAGTGAATCGTgatgaagaagaggagaaggatcCCTTTGAAG CTGAAttgatgcatttttttaaagattctggcCTGGAAGCTGATCTCCAGCAGTTGGCTCTGGCAACGACTGGGGGTGAATGTGGAGATGCTCCTGATGTCAGGGAGGAGGTTGCATCAAATACAGAGCCTGTTGAAATGCCAGAATCAG GGTGCTTTTTGTTGTTACATATTTTACTGAATGTGTACACAGTTTTGCCTTCTACTGAAAACTACCTTCTGATAGGTTCCGTTGATTTCATTTGTTCTGAACTCGGTGTCCTTCTTTTCTTGTATAACTAG